The Methanomassiliicoccales archaeon DNA segment ATAACGGTTCCGACCCCTCCGTCCTGCGCAACGAGAACGTGAGCATGGCCGACGTGCTAATCTGCGCCACAGATAACGAGGAGGAGAACCTGCTGGCCTCCCTGATCGGAAAGCACCTAGGGGTCTCCAAGGTCATATCCCGATATTCAAAAAGGGAATACGAGGAGATCTTCAACATGACCGGCATCGACGCCGCCGTGGGCTACTATCATGTGGTGGCGAACGAGATAATCAAGGAGACGGTGCACAATTACGAGGTCATGCTCCTGTTGGAGAAGTTCTCCGAAGAGTTCTTCGACCTCAAGGTCTTGCCCGGCTGCCGCATCATCGATAAGAAGATCAGCGAGATCGAAATGCCAAAGATGTCGTCCATTGCCTTGGTGGTCAAAGACAAGAGGGCAATCATACCCACGCCCGATACTGTGATCGAGGAAGGGGATAAGGTCTTCATCTACGCCATGCAATCGGCCATCGCCAAGCTGGAGTGGATGTTCAAGGTCAACATACCTATGGGAATTTAAGGGAAGGGCCATGACCAGCAACTACGAGAAGCTTCGCAGGGGGTTCGGGCGCCTGGCCTACTCCTTCGATCGCCTCAACGTAGACATCGAGGCCATATTCGACAAGTTCGCCCGCAAGGAGAGCGCCATACCACATATCTACGGGTTACTAATGATCTACATGGCCATAGCGCTATTAGTCCCGTTCATCGTCTCCGTGATCTATCACGAGGACCTGCGCCCCTGGGTCTTCCCCATACTCCTCTCCTTCTCAGTCGGGATATTGTTGCTGTTGCGTTACCGGGCGCCGGAGACAACCCGAACCACGGAGGGGATGTTCGTGGTTTCCACCGGATGGTTGGTCCTTTCCATTGTGGGAGCGATACCATACATCATGCACGGCATGGGGGTTATCGACGCCATTTTCGAGACCATGAGTGGGTTCACCACCACAGGGTCGACCATCATGGGTACGCCCACAGGTTTCACACCCAGTATTGCAAGTATCGAGTCCTGGCCTAAGAGCATACTGTTCTGGAGGAGCTTCACGAACTGGCTTGGGGGCGCTGGAATCATCATGGTCTTCGTGACCATCCTCCCCATGCTAGGGGTCGGCGGCCGCAACCTCTTCAAGAACGAGTTCCCAGGGCTGGACGTGCAGAACTTTTCCATGCGCATACAAGAAGAGGCGAAAAAGTTCCACTACATCTATATTTTATTATCAATAATTATTGTGCTGCTCCTACTCCTTGCCGGAGTGGATCTGTTCGATTCTCTCTGTGTAATGTTCTCCGCATTGGCCACTGGTGGATTCTCCACGCATAGTGCGAGCATCGCGTTCTATTCGGGGGAAGTACAATGGATCGTAATATTTTCCATGTTCGTAGGCGGAGTTAACTTCTATCTGCATTATCAGGCCATCACAATAAAGAACCCGGGAGTGTACATGAAAAGCTCCGAGTTCAAACTATATACGCTCCTGGCAGTCGGTAGCACGTTAGTGATCGCTATCATGAAATGGGGAGATCCATCTTTCACTACGATCGAGAGCGCTCTACGTATATCCGGTTTCCAGGTGGTTAACGTTCTCACCTGTACCGGATTCGCCACCGCCGATTATGTGACCTGGGAGAAATCGATCGTCTTCCTATTGTTGGCTCTAATGGTCATCGGTGGCAGCACTGGTTCCACGGCCGGTGGTATCAAGACCGCTCGATTCTACTTATCAAAAGAGTTCATTTCTTCCACCCTTCATAAAACGGTCCATCCGCGTTCCATATTCACCATCAAGATGGACGGTCGGCCGCTGAGCCAGGAAGCGCTCTCGTCGGTCATAGCTATGGTCATGTGCTATTTCGCCACCGCCCTGGCGGCCGTGGTCGCCCTCATGCTCCTTGGTGTTGATCCGACCACTTCCATCAGCGCAGCTGTGGCCACTCTATCCAATGCCGGCCCAGGTATCGGCATCCTTGGTCCTTACGGTACCTATGGCGTGCTCCCGGACATGGCCAAGATAGTGCTGATATTCACCATGTGGGCCGGTCGTCTGGAATTCATCTCAGTGCTCGTGTTGTTCACCCCCGTGTTCTGGAGGGAGCTGCTGAGGTACCGGGAAAAGTACGTGTAAGATGGCACGAAACGGTTTCGTGAGCAGGCATCTAACCATCTCTGTGATCGACCTTCGAGCATCATCTTCGTACCGCTTGTGAGCCACGGGGCAAAGGCCATAAACAAGTAGCAAGAATCATTGCCTGCCATGTCAAAGGTCAAGCGCAAGATCATCAAGATCGACGAGGAGAAGTGCAACGGCTGCGGGCAGTGCGTGCTATCATGCGCCGAGGGCGCCATCGTAATAAAGGACGGCAAGGCCAAGGTGGTCAAGGACATGTACTGTGACGGCCTGGGGGCCTGTCTGGGACATTGCCCCGAGGGCGCCCTTACCATCGAGGAAAGGGAGGCGGAACCGTTCGACGAGGAGGCGGCCAAGGAGCACGTGGCCTCGGGCCAGAAGGAAGAACCGCATTCCTGCAGCAGCTCCCGGCCCATGATGATCATGCCCGCGGCTCCGGTCGCCGGCGGTGATAATCCTTCCCAGCTCAGGAACTGGCCCATCCAGCTTGCTCTATCCCCAGAGGTCACCCCGGCGTACAAGGGGGCGTCGCTGCTCATAGCCGCCGACTGCACCGGATTCTCCCTGGGGAACGTGCAGAGGGACTTCATCGCCGGCAGGGTGGCCATCATCGGCTGCCCCAAGCTGGACGATTTCCAGGCCTACGTGGAGAAGCTGGCCAGAATTTTCAAGGGCAATGACATAAAGGACCTCACCTTGATCCGCATGGACGTTCCCTGCTGCGGTGGACTGCAGCACCTGGTGCACGAGGCCCTCAAGCGCAGCGGGAAGCAGCTGCCCCTTCAGGAGTTCATCGTGGAACGCTACGGCGGAAAGGTGGTCAAGGTCACCACTTAGAGCGCTTCCCGGTCATCCGCTCCACGTCCACCCGGATCATCGCGGTCAAAGAGAGCGAGCGGGGGTCGAAGTCGTTCGTACCGGGGGTGTAATGGTCCATGATCACCATCAGCCCCTCCTTCACCCCTGCCTCGTCCAGCACTATCATGGCCTTTCCCCACCCGATCACGCTGCGGAAGCTGCTGGACCATCTGCAGGCCGTCTCCCCCGGGACCAGACGTGCCTCGCCCTCCAGCTCGAAGCAGACCTGCGGGTTTCTGCGGAGGACGTCCAGCTTCTTACCCTCCTTGGCGCAGTGGAAGTAGAGGACGCTCTTGCGGTAACCGAAGTTCATGGGCACGATGTACGGTTCGCCGTCGTCCACCATCCCCAGGCGACAGACCTCAGCCTTCTTGATGATTTCCTCGATCTCGGCTAGGTCGGTTATCTCTCGTTCCGCGTGCCTCATCCCATCCCTTCCTACGACGGTCGGACAAAGCCTCCCGGAAATAAAAATGATTTCACCGGTCCAGCCGCGCGTGCAGGCCAAGCATGGGGGTTCACATCAGTTATATAATTGGATGATATATCCAACTAAGTCCTAGGTGAGCAGATGATAGCGGCATTGATGCAATCGCCCGGCGTTCTGGAGGTCACCGACGTGGCGGACCCGAATTGCCCGCAAGGCGGAGCATTGTTGAAGGTGCTCGCCTGCGCCGTCTGTGGCACCGACGTCAAGATGCTGGAGCATGGGCACAAGGCCCTCACCTATCCCCGCATACCTGGACATGAGGTCACCGCCGAGATCATGGTGATGGACGATACCACTTCACCTTTGAAAGTGGGCGACAGGGTCCAGGTCTGGCCGGGCAAGGTCTGCGGTAAATGCCGACATTGTCGGTCCGGCGACGACCATCTTTGTCCGGACATCGGCATCATGGGCTTCAACGTGGACGGGGGGATGGCCGAGCTGCTGGCCGTGAAGGACACATCATGCTTGGTACCTATCGGGAACGCCGATCCCTGCCTTCTGACCCTAGCCGAACCGCTGGCCTGCTGCATCAACGCCCAGGATAAATTACAAGTGGGCGAAGGGGACTCGGTTCTGATAATGGGCGGAGGGCCCATGGGCGGCCTCAACGCCCTTCTGGCCCGGCACCGCGGGGCCCGGAAGGTCCTGATGACCGAGGTCGAACCGCAGCGCTTGGACCAAGCGCCGAAGAGGCTCATGGACCGGATCGCCACGCCCGGGGATGTGCGGAAGATGGTGATGGAGGAGACCAACGGCGAAGGGGTGGACGT contains these protein-coding regions:
- a CDS encoding TrkH family potassium uptake protein — its product is MTSNYEKLRRGFGRLAYSFDRLNVDIEAIFDKFARKESAIPHIYGLLMIYMAIALLVPFIVSVIYHEDLRPWVFPILLSFSVGILLLLRYRAPETTRTTEGMFVVSTGWLVLSIVGAIPYIMHGMGVIDAIFETMSGFTTTGSTIMGTPTGFTPSIASIESWPKSILFWRSFTNWLGGAGIIMVFVTILPMLGVGGRNLFKNEFPGLDVQNFSMRIQEEAKKFHYIYILLSIIIVLLLLLAGVDLFDSLCVMFSALATGGFSTHSASIAFYSGEVQWIVIFSMFVGGVNFYLHYQAITIKNPGVYMKSSEFKLYTLLAVGSTLVIAIMKWGDPSFTTIESALRISGFQVVNVLTCTGFATADYVTWEKSIVFLLLALMVIGGSTGSTAGGIKTARFYLSKEFISSTLHKTVHPRSIFTIKMDGRPLSQEALSSVIAMVMCYFATALAAVVALMLLGVDPTTSISAAVATLSNAGPGIGILGPYGTYGVLPDMAKIVLIFTMWAGRLEFISVLVLFTPVFWRELLRYREKYV
- a CDS encoding 4Fe-4S binding protein, producing MSKVKRKIIKIDEEKCNGCGQCVLSCAEGAIVIKDGKAKVVKDMYCDGLGACLGHCPEGALTIEEREAEPFDEEAAKEHVASGQKEEPHSCSSSRPMMIMPAAPVAGGDNPSQLRNWPIQLALSPEVTPAYKGASLLIAADCTGFSLGNVQRDFIAGRVAIIGCPKLDDFQAYVEKLARIFKGNDIKDLTLIRMDVPCCGGLQHLVHEALKRSGKQLPLQEFIVERYGGKVVKVTT
- a CDS encoding pyridoxamine 5'-phosphate oxidase family protein gives rise to the protein MRHAEREITDLAEIEEIIKKAEVCRLGMVDDGEPYIVPMNFGYRKSVLYFHCAKEGKKLDVLRRNPQVCFELEGEARLVPGETACRWSSSFRSVIGWGKAMIVLDEAGVKEGLMVIMDHYTPGTNDFDPRSLSLTAMIRVDVERMTGKRSKW
- a CDS encoding alcohol dehydrogenase catalytic domain-containing protein, which gives rise to MIAALMQSPGVLEVTDVADPNCPQGGALLKVLACAVCGTDVKMLEHGHKALTYPRIPGHEVTAEIMVMDDTTSPLKVGDRVQVWPGKVCGKCRHCRSGDDHLCPDIGIMGFNVDGGMAELLAVKDTSCLVPIGNADPCLLTLAEPLACCINAQDKLQVGEGDSVLIMGGGPMGGLNALLARHRGARKVLMTEVEPQRLDQAPKRLMDRIATPGDVRKMVMEETNGEGVDVIIPCTPEVRLDEGVISLMAYGGRLCVFSGPRKADSPLPVNVRDMHYRELTLVGSYGNSSRHGRMAVDLLREGGLDTGWLITGTFSLEQAEQAFEHASSRKGMKAVIKI